In the Populus trichocarpa isolate Nisqually-1 chromosome 1, P.trichocarpa_v4.1, whole genome shotgun sequence genome, one interval contains:
- the LOC127905423 gene encoding uncharacterized protein LOC127905423, protein MGLVRCCHGLARDELGGWSTLLQRHRFLLTAFALLAFLCTIYLYFAVTLGATESCSGLTGTKKTLCRLELAKDSVGNGKLKFF, encoded by the exons ATGGGTCTGGTTCGATGTTGCCATGG CCTCGCACGGGATGAGTTGGGTGGCTGGTCAACACTCCTTCAGCGACACCGTTTCCTCTTAACAGCCTTCGCTCTCTTGGCTTTCTTATGCACAATCTATCTCTACTTCGCTGTTACCCTAGGGGCCACTGAATCATGTTCTGGACTGACAGGTACCAAAAAGACATTATGTCGTTTGGAGCTGGCAAAGGATTCTGTAGGCAATGGAAAACTCAAATTTTTCTAG
- the LOC112324893 gene encoding probable CCR4-associated factor 1 homolog 11: protein MKSSKPVHLREVWADNLVYEFFLIKEAISRFPLVALDTEFPGTIFQLNRDKSSLSHATPYENYCLMKWNVDLLKIIQLGMTLSDSHGNLPSFGTEFHYAWQFNFRDFNIKHDHHNEESIGLLERQGIDLKKNREKGIDSSDFGRLILSSGLVSNNSSITWITFHGAYDFGFLIKILTKRELPSDMRSFLGMMRFFFGVRVYDTKFMMGCISGLHGGLERVAMLLGVERITGRRHQAGSDSLLTLQTFVRFKESCAKIDLEKLNGYEGMMFGLCEGWLGFTYAPDTFMGSTLV, encoded by the coding sequence ATGAAGAGCAGCAAACCAGTACATCTGCGCGAAGTCTGGGCAGACAACCTCGTATATGAGTTTTTTCTAATCAAGGAAGCGATCTCTCGCTTCCCCTTGGTTGCTTTGGACACAGAATTCCCTGGTACTATCTTTCAATTAAATCGTGACAAGAGTTCGCTGTCTCATGCCACTCCCTATGAAAACTACTGTCTCATGAAGTGGAATGTTGATCTCttgaaaataattcaacttGGGATGACTCTTTCTGATTCACATGGAAATCTTCCAAGTTTCGGAACAGAATTCCACTATGCGTGGCAGTTTAATTTCCGGGATTTCAATATCAAGCACGATCATCACAATGAAGAGTCTATTGGGTTACTTGAACGCCAAGGTATTGATTTGAAGAAGAACAGAGAGAAGGGTATTGATTCCTCAGATTTTGGAAGGCTGATTTTGAGTTCTGGACTTGTTTCCAATAATTCTTCAATAACTTGGATTACTTTTCATGGCGCTTATGATTTTGGATTCTTGATCAAGATTTTAACTAAACGAGAGTTGCCAAGTGATATGCGGTCTTTTTTGGGGATGATGAGGTTTTTCTTTGGGGTTCGAGTTTATGATACAAAATTCATGATGGGATGCATTAGTGGCTTGCACGGTGGATTGGAGAGGGTGGCTATGTTACTTGGTGTTGAACGAATAACGGGAAGAAGGCACCAGGCAGGATCTGATAGCTTGTTAACTCTTCAAACATTCGTGAGATTTAAGGAGTCGTGTGCTAAAATTGATCTCGAGAAATTGAATGGCTATGAGGGAATGATGTTTGGACTGTGTGAAGGCTGGTTAGGGTTCACTTACGCACCTGATACATTCATGGGCA